The following DNA comes from Cellulophaga sp. HaHa_2_95.
GCTAATAGAGGCAATATCTTGTGGGGATAATTGTGAAAAAGACCCTTGACCCGCTGCAATACCATCAATAAGAATAAGCGGCGAATTATTCCCTAAGGTAGATTTACCTCTAATCAATAAAGAGATGTCATCATTAGAACCAGGATAACCTCCTCTATCCGAAACAATTAATCCAGAAACTTTACCCGCTAGAGATTTAGCAACATCCTTATTAGAAGTGTTTTCTATCTCTTCGGTATTTAAAGTACTTACTGAGCCGGTTAACTCTCCTCTTTTTCTAGTGGTGTACCCTAAGACTACTACTTCTTCTAAGTTTTGAGCATCAGCTTCAAGGCTTACATTCACTATAGATTGATTTCCAACGGCAACCTCTTTTGTAGCATATCCTATATAAGAAAATTGTAAGACAACGGTGTTTCCTTCTGTATTGATGCTGTAATTACCGTCAAAATCAGTACTGGTACCTGTAGTAGTTCCTTTAATTACAATACTTACACCTGGTAAGGGACCATCAGCATCGGAAACCGTACCTGTTATTGTTTGTTGTTGTTCAGAATTCCAGGATGCCATGGAGCTATCTAGCTCAAGTGCAAATCCAGATAATGGCACCAAAGTCATGGCTGTTAAAAATACGTGCAATAGGCAGTATTTTGTTTTAATGGAAGTGTAAGTTCCATTTTGTTTGCTTTTTGGTTTTTTCATAATTGTGAGTAATTAAGTGAGTTTTTTTTTGAATAAACTTTAAAGATTGGTTTTAGTATTTGCATCACTCTACAAACACGTCAGGTAATGGCTAAACTTTAGAATAATTGTTTAGGGTACTTAAGTTGTACTCGTGTCTTTCGTGTTTTTAGATTGATAAAATAAACCTCTTAAATTGCGTATTTGATAAAATTTAGATTCAGTTATCAAAATAAACGGAAATTAATGCCATACTCATTATCAATTTTACCTTTCAGTAACATTATTTTAACCCTTTTGATGTAAACACAATAGAATTGGGGTAGTTTGGTAAAAAATTTAGGGCTAATATGTTGATTTGCAAATTTTTGGACAGATTTTAGAGTCGGGTAATTAACTTGAAGAGAAAAGGGGGACTGAAATACATGGCCATACAAGAGCTGTAATTGAGATCTCGTCACCCCGTAGGCATGGGATTTTTTTTAAGATAAAGCTACTGCAAACTTCTACTCACTACCTAATGAAATTTGCGTATTCAATTTTGAAACTTTTTTATGTAGTGTTTCCCCGTTAGACCAAGTTATTGTAATAGACAGTGGCTTCTTGCAAGTACCTAATCCAAAATGGATAAGGTTATTGAAACTTTGAGAATAGCCATCGCTAGTACCACCAACAATTCTCGATTGTTTATTTAGACAATTCTCTACAGATATGGTAGCACCTAGTGCCGTGGCTTCTCCAGAAGGCGCACTTTTAACAGCAACTTTTAAATAGTGGTGTTCTGTATTAGCTGTTTCGTTTTTAAACAAATGCCATTTTCCTCTATCGTGTCCCAGAAGTAAATCAATATGACCGTCATTATTATAATCAAAAGCTTCTATGCCCATTCCTATGGCCCCTAGTTCTGGGCTCACGACCTTATGATCACTGATAGGAGTAAATACTCCAGCACCCATATTTAGAAATATCGTTGCGTTTATTTCGTGAATCAAATCTCCTCTAGGAACTAATATAAGATCTTGATAGCCATTATTATCTAAATCAGCTACAGTGATGCCTGCCGTATGCTCTTTAAAAAATAGCTTGTGTTTTTCAGTCACCTCTTCAAACGTGCCCTTTTTGTTTTCTAACAATATATCATTAAGCTCTTCGGGATGTGCGGTTGCTGTATAATTTTTAATCCCATGCAAGATTCCAGTTGCAGGAGACCAAATGTCTCCTGCAAGCATCCACTTGTTGTTTCCTATATAACCAATATAGGTTCCTTTTTCTGAAAAGCTGTCTGGAAATCCTAAAGCATCACTGTTTACCAATCGGATAGTTCTGCCAGAATGTGTTTCTCCAGGAAATTCATATTCATAAGCCGATTCGCCGATGTACAATGTTTTTTGTGGCCATTGCGACTGTAGGTTCTCTATATTTAGGATTTCACCAGCCTCTAACGGATCTAATTTAAAAGGTCCCCTTTTGGTATAGAAACCGAGAATTTTTCTACTAGCATCATAAAATGTTTCTCCAACTTCAAAATCTTTGCCTCTAGTAAAGTAAAGGTCAAAGTCACCATCATTATCAAAATCTATTTCAGCGACACCCGTAACATTATCAATATCTTTTTTTAAAATTTTAGCGGTAACCTCTGTATAGCTTAAATCGCCATTGCCTTTGTATATTTTTATATTTCCATTCCCGTATAAAATGATATCTTTAATGCTGTCATTATTAAAATCTGTGATTAGCGTTTTTTGACCGTCTGCTTTAATTGCTGGTAAATTTGTAGTATGCACTAATTGGTGGTTATTACTATTCTCATAAATATAATTTTCACTTGCACCTCCTTTTTCTGCATCGGGAAAGGCAAAGTTGAGAAGATCTAGGTCGCCATCGTTATCTCCATCTATAAATTTCACGGTCCTACCGCGCATTAGGTGCAAAGGAGTTTCGAAATCGGCAACAGTGCTAAAATTACGTTGGGTATCTATTTTAAATAGTTTAGAAATTCGTGCATTACTTCCAGAACCACCACCTCTGGCAAGAATGAGTTCTAAATTGCCGTCAAAATCATAGTCTCCTATAGCTATACCGTGCATATCGCCCATAATAAGATCATAAGGTTTTTCAAATATGCCTTTATTATTCCAAAGAACTTTTATACTAAAACCATGGTCATTTAATAAAAGGTCTAAGAAGCCATCTTGATCTGAATCAGCAATAACAGGTGACCCCCATTTTCTTAAGTTTTTTTCCTCTCTAGGAAACTCTTTATGAACTTCCGAGAAGCTGAGTTGTTTGCTATGTTGTTGCCCATAAATTTTAGTGGCGAATGGCTGTGACAATAGGGTAATACTAAAGAAAATGAATAAGTTGGTAAGCTTTTGCTGAAACATAGATTTTATTTTTAGAGGATTTAGGATCCTTAGTCTTGTGATATTTTAAAAGTTTGATTAAATGTTGCCATGGTACTATCGTTCCACATTTGCTCTAAATACAAAGGATCAAACCATAAGGGCTCTGTGTGTGTTTTGCTCCAATTCTCGGTCTCCGTAACTAGTTTTTCTAAGATTGCTGGTTGTTCAGTACTTAAGTCTGTCTTTTCGCTGATGTCATTCGTAATATTATAAAGTTTCCAAGGTTCTTGATGGACTTTTACAGCTTTCCAATCGTTTTGTCTAGCAGCAACATCAGTATAGCCTTCACGATGGCGCATGGCAAAAAGTGTCTCCTTGTCATGTGGATTTTGATTGGAAGTAAATGCCTCCCAAATATTTTTACCATCTAGAATTTTGTTTTCAGGTATAGTTGCTCCGGCTAAATAGTTTAATGTAGGATAAAAATCTAAGGAAGAAACAGGGAAATCAAACTTTTGCCCTTTAGGAATCTTGTTAGGCCAGTGAAAAAACATAGGTACTCGATAACCACCTTCCCAGGTATCTCCTTTTCTTCCCGTAAGTGGAAAGTTATTCGCTCCATGACCCGTATGTCCGCCATTATCACTTAAAAAAATAATTAAAGTATTCTCAAATTGGCCAGTTTTCTTTAAATTTTTAACGATACTACCAACCCCGCGATCTATGGCGTAAACCATAGCCGCATAGGTTCGTCTATCCTTGTCTTCAATATGTTTAAATTTATCCAGATCCTCCTTTTTAGCTTCCAGTGGTACATGTGGTGCATTATAAGCTAGGTATAAAAAGAAAGGTTTATTTTTATTCTTAGCTTCACGTATAAAACGAGAAGCTTCTCTTGAAAAGGCATCCGTTAAATATTCATTTTCTTGAAGGGTAGTGCCATTGTGTTCCAAAGGAAGAAGGTAATCATTCACTGGGTTTTTACCCTCATCTTTTTGCCGTTTGAATTGTTTTTTAAACTCTTCAGGGAAATATTTATGACCTCCTCCTAGAAAACCATAAAAATCATCAAAGCCTCTATGATTAGGATGATATTCTGAGGTTTCACCTAAGTGCCATTTACCAATGGCGCCTGTATAATAACCAGCTTCTTGCATGGGTACGCTAATAAATTGTTCTTGAGCAGTAATTCCTTTATCGGTAGAAGCACCATTGGCAGGTAAATTAAATTGAGAACCAATGGTATGTGGGTATCTGCCAGTAAGCAAAGCGGCTCTACTAGGTCCGCAGAAAGGATGAGCAACATAAGCCGAAGTTAAAATAGAACCATCTTGAGCTAATTGATCAAGGTTTGGAGTGGTTATATCCGTGGACCCATTAAAACCTACATCGGCATAGCCTAAATCGTCACATAATATAAATAGAATATTAGGGGATAGATTTAGTGGGGTTTTATATTCTGCAAGATCAGTGGTATTTTTTTCTTTTTCTTTACAACTATTAAATGTAAGTAGGCTTATAACTACAAAAAGTACTATATTTTTAATGCTCATAATGATAGTTTCTTAATTTAATTGCGCCTCATTTTTTTGCCATCCTTGGTTGAATTGCAGCATCAACTCAGCCACTAATTCCGGGTTTTCCTTCGCTATATTGATTGTTTCTGAAGGATCAGTTTTATGATTATATAATTCTATAAAAACAGGCTCGCTATCCTTTTGTGTATAATCTTTCCAGACGATAAAACGGTATTCTTGGGTACGCATAGAATAGCCCATCAACCTATTTTCGAATAAATCTCTATCCCACTTATCACCTTGTTGATTCATGATGCGCTCTTCTACTTTTTCTATTAAGGGGCCGAAGTAGGTTTCACGCATTCCTTGAGATAATGGATTTGCCGCCCATTCACGTAACGCAGGAGTAGGGAATTGACTAAAAGCTGCTTTTTTCCATGGTAGGTCGGGGTTTTTTAATAGGGGTGCAAAACTTTGACCTTCCACCGTTGCAGGAATAGAAACCCCAGTCAAATCACATAAGGTTGGGTACATATCTACAAGTTCTACTAAGGCATTTGTTTTTTTACCTCTATGTTCTTTGGCCATATCAGGAGACCAAACAATTAATGGAACTCTAGTGGCTATTTCATAATTGGTAGCTTTTCCCCAAATTCCCATATCACCAAGGTGCCAACCATGATCACTCCAAAGAATAATAATGGTATTCTCGCGTACTCCGGCTTCATCCAATGCGGCAATCATTCTGCCTATTTGCGCATCTATATAGCTTACGCAAGCCAAGTAGGCGTGTTTTAATTGTAATGCTTGCTCGTCATCTATTTCTCCCGCATTCGGAATATTTGCACGTGCTCTTAATTCAAAAGAAGCATGTAGTCCCATCTCAGCACCATCCTTTGGCCCTGCAGTTTCTTTTGCTAATTTGATATCTTTTTCATCATACAAATCCCAATATTTTTTTGGGGCCACCCAATCTAAATGAGGTTTTAAAAAGCCCAAGCCTAGAAAGAAAGGCTTGTCTCCTTGTTTCACCATATCTTTTAGTGTAGCTATAGCCAAATCGGTATTATATCCATCCTCATAGTCATTATCAGGTAAGTCTACAAATTCATAGGCAGGCCCGCGGCCTAGACCGCTCTTTAAGGATTCTTTTCCATATTTTAGTACCATTTCAGCACTATTATTCTTATCGAGTTCTTGGTTTTCTTCTAGTTTAAATCCTCCAGGAGTTCTTGGTGGTTTTGCATCGATAAGGCTAGGATCCGCTTTTCTGCTCCAGGATAATGCTTCATCGGTATATCCAGGATGAAAAATCTTACCGGTATATACTGTTTCGTAGCCATTGGCGCGTAAATGTTGTGGTAAGGTTTTTATATTTGGATTTAAATCTCGAAAATAGGAGTAGTTTTCAATGACGCGGAGTGATTCCGGTCTTGCCCCGGTCATCACACTAGCCCTTGAAGGACTACAGATAGCTTCCTGACAATATGCATTATTAAATAGCAAACCATCAGCGGCCAAGGCATCTATATTTGGAGATATGGCAATGTCAGAACCGTAAGCTCCTAGTTCGGGTCTTAAATCATCAATGGCTATAAAAAGAATGTTTGGCTGTTTTTTAATTGGATCTTTTTTTACCTCTTGTTCTTTACAACTACTTAAAATAGCCAAAAGGATAAAAATTTTCAGATAATTAATCATGTTCATAAAATTAGATAAACTCAAAGTACAATCATTTCAAGGACTTGTACTTCTTGTAATTTATCTTCTTCTTAAACTATCTTACCCTAGTAAATTAATACAATTATTTGGTCGTGCATCTCAAAGGTTTTACCTTCTAGGAAGCTTAGAGAACTCTCTGTTTTATAATCATACATTGTCTTGATGGAGGTGGAGTCCATCAATTAATGGTTAAAATAGAGCTTATAATGGCTAAAAACCTTTATTTTTATCTATAATGTTTGACGTAATTTGTTCAGATAATAAAGGTTTTAACGAAAGGATATATGGTTACACTTAAAATTAATGGAAAAGAACATAAAGTAGATGCTGCGGAAGACATGCCGCTACTTTGGGTTATACGAGATATTATTGGTTTTACGGGAACCAAATTTGGTTGTGGTAAAGGTTTGTGTGGCGCATGTATGGTTTTAATGGATGGCAATGCTATTAATTCTTGTCAGCTTCCAGTTTCTCTTGCAGTAGGTAAAGAATTGATTACGGTAGAAGGCGAACAAGAAAATTTACAACGTCTTCAAAAATCTTGGGAAGAGTTTAATGTACCACAATGCGGTTTTTGTCAATCAGGACAGTTAATTACCGCTACGGCATTGTTAACTTCAAAGGCAAATCCAACGGAAGAAGATATTCATAATGCTATGGGGAGGAACATTTGTAGATGTGGCACCTATCAAAGGATTAAAAATGCGATTAATCATTCTGTAGAATTAAAAAATAAAGGATAGGTATGAAAGATGTACAAAATGTAAGCCGTAGAAGTTTCATTAAAGGCATTGGATTAGCTTCTGGAGGGTTAATTATAGCTTCAGGCGCTAGTCTTTTTAATAGTTGTTCTGTAGAAACAAAAGAGCTGATCGCATTTAATCCAAATTTATTTGTTCAGTTAAATTCTGATGGTTCTTTAATTTTAGTAGCTTCTAGATCAGAAATGGGGCAGGGGGTACGTACTTCTTTAACGTCTGTGATTGCAGATGAGATGGAAGCTGATTGGGATAGAGTTCGTATCTCTCAGGCCGTTGGTGATGTAAAGTATGGCGACCAAAATACAGATGGTTCTAAAAGTGTCCGACTCCTATATGAGGAAATGCGAAAAATCGGAGCGGCAACAAAAGCCGTACTGATTGCTGCAGCAGCTAAAAAATGGGAAATAGCCGCAGAAGACTGTCATGCAGAAAATCATTTTATCTTTAATACTCAAGGCGATAAAATTGCTTTTGGAGATTTGGTGGAAATTGCAAAGACCTTGGAGGTACCGGAAGAGGTACAGTTGAAAGATCCGAAAGATTTTAAATATATAGGCAAATATCTACCCAGTAAAGATGTGAAAAATCTAGCAAACGGTAGTGCTGTATTTGGTTTGGATGCCAGATTGGAAGGAATGAAGTTTGCGGCAGTTAAAAGATGTCCAGTGGCTTTTGGAAAAGTAGTTTCTTTTGATAAAACAGCCGCTTTAAAAATTGCAGGGGTTATAGATGTGGTGGAAATTCCGATGATAATTAAACCTTTTGGACCCTTAGGAGGTGTTGCTGTAGTTGCAACTAATACATGGGCAGCATTTAAAGGAAGAGATGCATTAGAAGTAGTATGGGATTTAGGTGATAATAAAGCCTACGATTCTGAAAAATATATGGAAGAGATTACGGCAAATGTTCAGAAAAAGGGTGCTGTCGTAAAGAGTCTTGGAGATGTGGATCAAGCATTTGAAAAGGCTTCTAAAACAATTGAGAGTTCCTATCAATTACCACATTTGGTACATGCTCCTATGGAGGTGCCAAATGCTGTGGCTTGGGTAAAAGAAGGTAGTTGTGAGATTTGGGCGCCTACACAAGAACCGCAACGTACCCGAACAGAGGTAAGTGAGTTTTTAGAGACTTCCGAAGATAATGTAACAGTTAATGTTACTTTTTTAGGAGGCGGTTTTGGAAGAAAATCTAAACCTGATTATGTGGTTGAAGCTGCAGCAATATCTAAAGCAATAAATGCTCCTGTGCAGGTAGTTTGGACCCGTGAAGATGATATTCAACACAGCTATTATCATACAGTAGCATCACAATACATGAAAGGAGGCTTAGATGAAAACGGAAAAGTTACGGGTTGGTTGCATCGTTTTGCATTTCCTTCTATTGGGTCTACTTTTAGTCCCGGTGCAGATGAGCCGGCATCTTGGGAGGCCGCAAGTGCTGCTAATGTGCCTTTTGAAATTCCAAATATGCAATTTGAAACAGGAAAGGCCCCAGCGCATGTTAGAATAGGATGGTTGCGTGCTGTGATAAATATACCGCATGGCTTTGCTATCAATGTATTTGCAGATGAACTAGCGCATGAAGCAGGTATAGATCCTTTAGAATTTAGACTAAATCTTATTGGTAGTGACCGAATAGAAGATACCCAAAACGATTATAAATATGATACGGCCCGATTAAAGCATGTTTTAAAAACGGCAGCTAAAAATGCAGAATGGGGTAAAGAGTTACCAGAAGGTCATGCTATGGGATTAGCGGTACATTATAGTTTTTTATCCTATGTTGCCTCTGTAGTGGAAGTTTCTGTTATCAATGATAAAGTAAAAGTGCATAATATACACTCTGTGATTGACTGTGGTCTAGCTGTAAATAAGAATACGATTACGGCTCAAATGGAAGGCGCTGCAATTTTCGGAATGTCCTTAGCTTTTTATGGTAAAATTACGGCTAAAGACGGAGCTATTGAGCAAAGCAATTTTCATGATTATCAAATGATACGAATGCCACAAGTGCCAAATATTCATGTGGAAATTGTAGAAAATAGTGAGAGACCAACTGGAGTAGGGGAGCCGGGTGTTCCTGTAATTGCACCAGCAATAGTAAATGCTATTTTTAAAGCTTCAGGAAAAAGATATAAGAATTTACCTTTAATGGATTATAAGTTGGTGTAATATAGATCGATCAGAACTTAAAGAAGTAAAAACCCACTATAGCAATTAAGTTATAGTGGGTTTTTTATAAAAGATAGTACAGGCATTTACTCCCAAACTACGGGCATAAAAACCGTCATTTCTGCCTGCCCTCTATTACTCCAGGCAAAATAAGGAACTAGCTGTGTTTTGTACGTTTCAAATTCAGGCGTTTGAACTGTTCTATACATACTTTCACTTTTATCTTTTCGCACTAATAATTTGCCTTCTAAGGTAGTTACACCACCTAAAAAGTCAGGCTGGTGCTTCGCTACTAGAGGTTGTTTTTTATCAAAATAGACCTCTAAAATATTCGTATGCTTAGGTAAATCTGGAGATTCTATACAGTATACAATAGGGCCTCTTTTTACCGCAATTTGATTTCTAATTTCTTCAATTCTTGGATGACCCTCTATTATTTGAATTTCCATGGGCATGTCTAATACTACAGTATCGCCTTTTTTCCAAATGCGATTGATAGTAGCATATTTTCCGGCGGTTACAGCTACATTTGTTTCAGATCCGTTTACCATAATTTTTGAGTCTATAGCCCAAGACGGAATGCGGATCATTATATCGAAGGCGGTTTCCTTACATTTTTCAATAATTAATTTAACCAAACCTTTCCAAGGGTATTCTGTATCTTGGTGCATAATTAGACTTGACTCATCTGCTAACTTTGTTTTTAATACACTACTGCCAAATAAATTTATAGCAATACCATTTTTGGCGATACTATACGTCCAACCAGAAACTTGTGCAATAGTACGTACTAAGTTAGGCGGACAACAAAAACAACTTAAATAAGGTTCTCTATTTGGTGTTTCTGTAACATTTTCATGTGCATGGTAATCTCTTGTGTTGTTAAGCATTCGTAGCGGATTAGCATAAAAATAAGAGTCGCCTTTAATGCTAATGCCTGAAAGTGCACTGTTATATAGTACAAGTTCCATAATGTCTGCATATTTAGACTCGCCATGGAGTCCTAACATTCTATAACTAAACATAGCATTACAGATATTGGCACACGTTTCATTATAGGCAGTCATATTTGGCATCATATATTCATTGATGAAGCCTTCTTCAATCATATCCAGATTTGTAGAAGCGCCGTAATGCGCTTGCCCTACAGCACCAGTGAGGTACATTTTTTTCTGAGTGACATTTATCCAAAGACGATCTAAAGCATCAATCAATTCTTTTTCTCCAGTTTCCGAAGCTACATCTGCAGCGCCGGCATAATAATATAATGCTAGCACAGCATGACCAACAGCCTCACTAGATTCTCTTAATGGAGTGCGTTCTTGTACCATATCTCCAATAGGGTATCCAATAGTTGTATCTGTATGTTCTACCGCATATTTCCCTCTATTATTTATAAAGCGTTCGGCTAATTCTAAATACTTTTTATCGTCAGTTGTTCTATACAATTCTACCAATCCCATTATCTGAGTCTGATTAAAACCAAACCTGCCATAATGCTTAGTTTCAGGCATAAAAATGGTATGCAATAGGGTAGCATGCTTGATGGCAATGTCCAAAAAATTACGTTGCCCTGTTACTCTATAATGCACGCAAGCTGTAATTAATAAGTGTCCTGTATTGTACATTTCATGATATTTACGATTCTCGTAACGGTCTACCTCAGGACGTAATTGAATTTGGGTTTGCAAATAGCCATCAGCTTCTTGCGCTTTGCTTATGATGTTTATATAGTTATCTATTTCTTCAAGAATTTTACTGTTTTTATTTTGCGCGTAAACATAAATTTTGGCTTCTATAAACTTATAAAAATCACCATCATGCCAGAACATACCTTTATGTTCTCCTTCCTTTTCTCCAGCAGCAATCTTAAAATTATTTAAGGCGTGACCAATATCACCACACAAGACCTCACCCATGTAGGGAACCATCACCTCTTCACAGGTTTTAAACTTTTCAGCCCAAAATCCACTGGTCCATTGACAATCAGTTAGGTTAATGTTTTTTAGTTGAACAAATGGACTCAAGGAATTATCAATGCTTGAGACAATAGGTTTTTTTAGCGTATTATTCATAAATACTGAATTATTTTTTTTCTAAACGACTTATTTTTTGATTTCAATATCATCAATAAAAAACTTTGCAGCTTTTGTTGCTGGTAGATCTTCTTTTTTGATTTCTAGGATCATTTGATCATCTGCTTTAGAAGCCATGTTTCTGTTAACTGTTGTTTCTATAGTTACCCATTCACGTCTAGGTAATTTTTTAAGATCGGAAAAAACCAAGTTAATCGTTGGATTGGTTAGTGTAACATGAATTTTATCAGCAACACGTCCTTGGTCTAACCAAATTTTCATGGAAACCTTCAATTCTCCTGCAGGTATTTTTAGAGCGCCTTTTGGGCTTACTAGTTTAACAGTATTAATCGCCAAAGAGTCATTTTTGCCATAGCCTGTAAATTTTAAGCTATTTACTCCCGAGTTATAATCGCCATGAACAATACTTAAATATTGAGAGGAAGCCTCATCAATAGACCAAAATTTTTGATAATCATTAGGTTCAGAATCTTCAGGAACCATTTTTAAGGGTCTCGGGTTTTCTTCAAATAATATAGGACCTTCAAAGCCATAAAATGCAGGTGCTAATAGATTGCTTGTTGGCTTTTGCCATACCCGCATGTAGTCAATCTCAAAATCTACAGGAAGCTCTTCTTTGTGAGGAAGCCCTAACCATTTGAAAATTTCAGAATCTAACCATATTTCCATCGGATTATTTAATACCCAATCTGTTCCTACTTGATCTTGGGTAAAATGATGGACCATTTTACCATCTATGAATAATTTTAGAAAGTCTTTTCCCCATTCCGCACCATAAACATGAAAATCGTCTGCTGTTCTAAAAGGTAAGTTTTCTACATGATTAAAAACTTTGGTAGGTCTTACCGCAGGAGGGCTCCAATCATGAGCGGTTGCTAAATAGGAATTAGCTTTTATACTTCCGTCTATTTTTGGATTCCCCATTAATTCATAGACATCTAACTCTTGCTCATAGCCAATAGCCCAAAAAGCTCCAGTGATAGCAGCATTTCCTTGTTTAGATTTTACTTCCATATAGCCATTTAAGAAGCGTTTTTTACCAACAACTCCAGCCGTTGTTATAGGTAAAGGTTCTCCTTCAAAAACGCCATAGGTGTCATTATTACTGCCGTCTGCATAACTTTCTTGTGCAAAAGGGTAATCCGGTTCCCATTGAGTACGTAATTTAAGAATACCGTCTTCTACGATGACATTGTGGGGTGCAAATTGAGACGGAGCTCTCCCTTTCCAGATATAGTAATCGCCATTTTGGCCTTCTACAAACCATTTGGTAGTGTCAATTTCTGTACCTTCAAATTCATCGCTAATCTCTTTATTTAAAATCCAATTTCCTTCATTTTTAGGGTCTGAAAAAGGGTAGGAGTTTATAGTGTTGGTTTTTTCTTTTATAGCTCTATTCTTCTTTTTTTGGGCTATACTTATGGTAGACCAAACCATTAAAAAGCTTATCA
Coding sequences within:
- a CDS encoding glycoside hydrolase family 127 protein translates to MNNTLKKPIVSSIDNSLSPFVQLKNINLTDCQWTSGFWAEKFKTCEEVMVPYMGEVLCGDIGHALNNFKIAAGEKEGEHKGMFWHDGDFYKFIEAKIYVYAQNKNSKILEEIDNYINIISKAQEADGYLQTQIQLRPEVDRYENRKYHEMYNTGHLLITACVHYRVTGQRNFLDIAIKHATLLHTIFMPETKHYGRFGFNQTQIMGLVELYRTTDDKKYLELAERFINNRGKYAVEHTDTTIGYPIGDMVQERTPLRESSEAVGHAVLALYYYAGAADVASETGEKELIDALDRLWINVTQKKMYLTGAVGQAHYGASTNLDMIEEGFINEYMMPNMTAYNETCANICNAMFSYRMLGLHGESKYADIMELVLYNSALSGISIKGDSYFYANPLRMLNNTRDYHAHENVTETPNREPYLSCFCCPPNLVRTIAQVSGWTYSIAKNGIAINLFGSSVLKTKLADESSLIMHQDTEYPWKGLVKLIIEKCKETAFDIMIRIPSWAIDSKIMVNGSETNVAVTAGKYATINRIWKKGDTVVLDMPMEIQIIEGHPRIEEIRNQIAVKRGPIVYCIESPDLPKHTNILEVYFDKKQPLVAKHQPDFLGGVTTLEGKLLVRKDKSESMYRTVQTPEFETYKTQLVPYFAWSNRGQAEMTVFMPVVWE
- a CDS encoding family 16 glycosylhydrolase; this translates as MISFLMVWSTISIAQKKKNRAIKEKTNTINSYPFSDPKNEGNWILNKEISDEFEGTEIDTTKWFVEGQNGDYYIWKGRAPSQFAPHNVIVEDGILKLRTQWEPDYPFAQESYADGSNNDTYGVFEGEPLPITTAGVVGKKRFLNGYMEVKSKQGNAAITGAFWAIGYEQELDVYELMGNPKIDGSIKANSYLATAHDWSPPAVRPTKVFNHVENLPFRTADDFHVYGAEWGKDFLKLFIDGKMVHHFTQDQVGTDWVLNNPMEIWLDSEIFKWLGLPHKEELPVDFEIDYMRVWQKPTSNLLAPAFYGFEGPILFEENPRPLKMVPEDSEPNDYQKFWSIDEASSQYLSIVHGDYNSGVNSLKFTGYGKNDSLAINTVKLVSPKGALKIPAGELKVSMKIWLDQGRVADKIHVTLTNPTINLVFSDLKKLPRREWVTIETTVNRNMASKADDQMILEIKKEDLPATKAAKFFIDDIEIKK